Within Sebastes fasciatus isolate fSebFas1 chromosome 19, fSebFas1.pri, whole genome shotgun sequence, the genomic segment taaataaaaataataataagcaatGTACCATAATTTTCTTATATATTCCTCTGGAAATATCaagtataatgtaataataataaaatacataaatagtaATACAGACAATTTTATATTTCATAcgaaaaatgcaaacaaaaaaatacatataaaaagacagaaaataataCACAAAAAACTTGTGGAGTGTGACAACTTTAAATGTATGATAGTGTCCGCAAATGAGGGGAATCACCACACAGACTGTATTCTTTACTATATGACATGTTTCCCCGATCACAGGCACCTTCACTGATGCCCACTGAGCCTCATGTTACAAATTAGTGGCAGTATAAATGAGAATTGTGAGAATAAGCCTgcaggtattattattatttataaagagGTGATTATCCtggaagtaaataaataatgatcaatttgagctttgctgctgggtaaAGTTAAATAGTggcataatataataatttaataagcATTTTAgtgaatatttttatataatcgTTCTAGACCCAAATAAAaaagtgtcagtgtgttgaaagCAGACTTCTCAAACTTCAACTCGATCCAACTTTATTGGCCAATTCACCTTAAATCTCTCCTTTATAAATACGTGTGAATAAATCAACCCTGAACTATTATTACACATTACTCACAGCCTCCCTGTTTACTCACTGCCTTCATCTTCTCCTTGTGTCCTCGACTTTTAGAATGTAAAACTTCATTACGCTCCTGACAACGCCGCCGCTGCTACAGTTATTTATTACAGTGTGAGACACAGCTAATCTCCAGCCTGTTAAAGAATGACTGATAAATGTTGCAGGTCATGGTAAAAGAGGgacaatacatacatataatatTCAGTTTGAGAAAATGAAATTATATTCTCTTGTACTGTTTTTGATCAAATTCCTGAGGCTACAACAAGTAACACTATGATTTCCTaagcttttttctcttttatgcTTATTTTTTGACAGCTACTTTTTCATTATCACTTGCAACTAAgactgcaactaaccattattttcattatcaattaatctgtcaattattatctcgattaatcgattagttgtttggtctataaaatgttagaaaatggtgaaaaaatgtcaatcagtgtttcccaaagcccaagatgacgttctcaaatgtcttgttttgtccacaactcaaagatattcagtttactgtcataaaggagtaaagaaaccagaaaatattcacatttaagaagctggaatcagagaatttggacttgtttttcttaaaaaaatactcaaaccgattaatcaattatcaaaatagttggtgattaatttaaaagtTGACATTAGCTCTACTTGCAACATTAAATTAGTTGATGAACATGcatttcatataaaaaaaaactcagcgaatgtgtgtgtttgtgtgatttatccatagtcaatgAATGTGGAGATGATTTTGACCTTGGGGGGACAGCTTTTACGGATCTAAATCGCAGTCCTTGGTTTAGTTTCAAGGTTAAAATATTGTCTCAGGTGTCAGTAGGGTCCCCAAAAGAGTGTGTCTGCgtgtccaggtgtgtgtgtgtgtgcgtgacctTGTATTGCGATGACGTTGGCATGTCTCAGATCTCAGGTTCACGACATTTATGAGTGTtcatcccccctcctcccccaggtcATGGGGGTCTTAACCAACTAGGTGGAATGTTTGTTAATGGACGTCCACTCCCGGAGGTGATCCGGCAACGCATCGTGGACATGGCCCACCAGGGGGTCCGGCCCTGCGACATCTCCCGGCAGCTCAGAGTCAGCCACGGCTGCGTCAGCAAGATCCTGGGACGGTATGAGCAACTTCCTGTTATTGTTAACCGGCCTGGTCGTGCTCTTTGACCTCTGAGAGCCTGTTTACTCATCAGGAACACTTTGCCTCATCTCTCCTCCAGTTACTACGAGACAGGCAGCATCAAGCCCGGCGTGATCGGCGGCTCTAAGCCCAAGGTGGCCACCCCGAAGGTGGTGGATAAGATCGCAGAGTACAAGAGGCAGAATCCCACCATGTTCGCCTGGGAAATCAGGGACAGGCTGCTGGCGGAGGGGGTGTGTGACAGCGACACGGTGCCCAGCGTGAGCTCCATTAACAGGTGACAAAGTGAATTATGAATGAAATCATGTTAGAGATATGCCACTGTGGCTCAGCGGCATGTAGTGCGTTATTGAGGTTATGAACTAAAGATCTTCTTTCAACACTCCTATGCTATCGTTATGGCAATGCTTACACCCACCAAACAACATTTACACAAAAATGAGACATTATTGCTCACTcagtttcttctttttgtttcagAATAATTCGAACAAAGGTCCAACAGCCGTTCAATCTGCCTCTGGATGGAAAATGCTTGAGTCCAGGACAAACCTTGAGTAAGTCTTTACCATTACCACACTGGAGGCTGTATCACCATCCATTTCACCAAGCATTATCATGTGATGGTGAAGGATTAAGGTTAAAGATATAGAGTGCGCTCATTACTGTGTAGGATTAAGCTCGTGACCTTGTGTCAACAGGAGCATAGTGAGATGTACAGTATCATTTCCGCTCTCCGTCTCaaatctgtctgtctttgttatTCTCTCTTGTTAGTCCCGAGTTCAGCGGTCACCCCTCCCGAGTCTCCACAGTCTGACTCTCTTGGCTCCACCTACTCCATCAGCGGCTTGTTGGGGATCCCCCAACCCAGCGCCGAGGGCAAGAGGAGCCATGATGACAGTAAGAATTAGAGCAAATGAAGGAGACACCACACCATTGGCATCATTGTGAAAGATGGAAGAGTTAGTTTTCTGCTAGTTTTTGGAGCAACATACTGGAGTAATTTCCAAATACAAACACTTACAATCGGCAACTTTTATAGATTAAAGTTGCTAtcgataacattgataacattcttcctcccccgttccattgcatttacttcacaacaagtcgttgccaggcaatTACCATCAATTTCAGCCATGTTTCCaaactaactgacgacccactGATACAACGTGATACaaacgtcgttttactattggctaaggcttgttagaagtgggaaccaaatgaatccaatgattaattcacaatcataatttttttcaaagaaagccatacttttatttggcatcTTTCTAAATGCTGTGTGGATGTAAGTCATTCACTCTCAAATATCATGTCTCAAAAagctgaaaaacacaaattacTCTTCAGATTGCTTTATTTAATAACTTATTTGACCTTTCTTTACCTGAAATTCATTAAGAACAAGTTTTTCTGTCACAAGGGAGAACGGGGCAAAGAAAGAGGCACCAAACAAAGAGCGATGAAGTGTTTAATAAAGATTCAGTTAAATCAAATTCAAAATACTTCGTCCGTCCCTTAAAGGGCAATTTGAGGCGTGCTCGTATTgcaagcataaaaaaacaacacaatttatTCACAACCTTTCTTCTATATTGTCCTCTTATGGTTTAATGGTTGAGAgtcattttagcattttaacaTTTGAATAATGAATAGTTTGAGCACAGATTTCTTTGTACTTTTATATAATTTGCCTGAGGAATTTTAGATCCCACAAATGTGGGAATGAAACAAAATTAGTGCACATGTAAACATCTTTTTCACACCATCTTCTTCTCAGGTGATCAGGAGAGTTGTCGGCACAGCGTGGACTCTCAGGGCAGCGGAGGCGTCCCGAGGAAACAGATGAGAGTGGATCACTTCTCCGCAGCCTCGCAACATCTGGACTGTGGGTTCGATCGTCACCACTATCCCCCGGACTCATTCGGCTCCGCCTCCAGCAGCAAGACGGAGCAGGTAAAAAGAAGTCTCACGTTCAATAAACACAAGTTTATAAGGAATTAATGCCTTAAATGCAACTAtacttttcttattttctttccGTTTCATTTGGAACCGTTtattgaaaaatgcaattctgcctttgtttttttacctgcaCACATGCATATTTGCTGCTTCTCATGCATAAGCACACTTTACATCAATAGCTAATCCCTGTTCATCATCCCCAGACTTTGTACCCGCTGTCCCTCATCAATGGCAGCCTAGACGAGGCCAAGACCAGCCTCTCAACATCCAGCTCCGCCATTGGACGGAATCTGACGGCGCACCAGGGCTACGCCATGGTGACTGGTGAGACTCTTAATGTTAGACGATGACCTTTGACCCGCGCCAAGCACACGCTGACTCTTCCCATCAGCATGTTGCACAACCAGCGTCCTGAAGCCGCTcactctttgttttgtttttgacatttcacTCTTAAGTTTGTCTCGTGTTCACCATTCGTTTTCATTTTCTCACCCGCCTGCACGCTGGCTGTCACCatatccaccaccaccaccacctccaccaccacctcagAGCCCCTACAGCCCCTGCCGCTCTGTCTAAAACAGGAAATGTCCCCAGAAGTGACCAGCACGAGCCCCTCCCCAAACATGGCGGCGTCCAACATGGCGTTCGTTGAGCTGCAGGCGCTGCAGAAGCCCATTtctgtcagcagcagctgcagccacTCCAACCATTTCCCCAACGCCTTCAACTCATTCTCCCATCATGCACCGGTGTACGGGCAGTTCAGCAGTCAGTCTATCATCTCAGGTAATGCAGGCATCCATCTCATTCATGTTCACACTCATTTGTGCAGTATAACTTCTCGCAGGGGGCAATTAgtgtatgtttattttcattattgattaaagatagggttggtaatcttaagaaactagcaagagtacactagattttaagaATTATCCAACCCAAAAACCGAgcacagtgttgccaactcttttccaatgaaagtagctagcagcactagctccaaagtCGTTAAATCTGGCAAGTAAATCGCCAGTTGGATGGGTTTTTACAGTCCTGTGACAACCCCAGCaactgtattttcttttcatttgatttattgatttattgatttattgatttatatacaatatatgagatatatacaatatatatataacaaatattacaaaatggtttttgaagaagattaccaactctaGATTTAATCTGCCGTTTATGTGATTCCAATTAATAGTTTGGTCTATAgattgtcagaaaatagtgaaaaacacTGAACGGTTTGTAAAACCCTTcctcttcaaatgtcttgttttgtttagaACTCCAAATCACTCAATTTACTATcagacaagacaaagaaaaccagcaaatttTGGGCATTTTTCCTTAAAGAAATAACTTAAAGGCAGGGCGGGTGATTTTGAGCAAGTAGCAAGTAGCAAGGAGTATCCCACACATCCAAGTAGCTGAAGCCAGttcatttttggcatttttccttaaaaaaaagaaacttaaaTGACAACGTGATCCGAtgagaggacagagggtgtcgtatcctgaaCAGATtttaaagccccctgaggcaaatttgtgatatgtgattttgggctatacaaataaaattgacctgACTTGACTTGAATCAACCGTTTCAAATTATCCTGTCGCTgtatatggtgccttcaaatggggttgtgtttaccTTGTTAACGacaagagtccatatgaacgccgcctcttgtggtattcacgtaagtggaacgtttctgaaagctccgaggtcTCAAGTTGTGACGTGCATAAAatgttaatacatttttattttagtggtgtattttgttttaacgcacgatttaaccacttgaacgccaagcatatcgtgtacacgacttcccacgttgtaaacacaagctcacgagtttcatttgaaggcaccataataGTAACATAACCTGATGTTAAaggtgtgtgttttggtgtttttaggGCGTGACATGGTGAGCTCCACCCTGCCGGGTTACCCACCTCACATCCCCTCCGCTGCCCAGTCAGGGTACTCCTCCTCGGCCATCACGGGCATGGTAGCAGGTAatggatttttcttttaaagcttgttttttttacccacaaTTCAGGAAAATTAGGTGGAAAATAAAAAGCACCAAATTTGTCAGACGGGCGGGAAGAGACggagtaaagagagagagaggcttgtAGATTAACAGGAAGACAGGCTCAGTCAATGAGTAGTCTTGCCAGGGTggtgaactgtgtgtgtgtgtgtgtgtgtgtgtgtgtgtgtgtgtgtgtgtgtgtgtgtgtgcgggtgcACGTGGGCCCAGGGGGTATACAGGGAACAGGCTGGGGGTTCCACCCTGCTGCCCACACCCCCCACCCAGACACCTCTGACCACACATCACCATGGGAACCAGGGGGCCCAGGAGGGAGACGCAGGGTGGGCGGAGGGGGTGTAAAGTCTGGGTATgagcgaagaggaggaggtctttgtggtgtgtgtgtgtgtgtgtgtgtacgtcagGATGCCTGCATACGACCAGagcgtagtgtgtgtgtgtgtgatgtgccTTTTTTATTTGAAGTCTGCCCTCCGAAGCGCGAAATGAGAGGgtctgatttattatttttctggtGGGCTCGCTGTGAGGAAGCGTTGATACACAATTACTGAGTGAAAGGGGGGGGttaggacaggaggaggaggagcaggtggaggaggtggatgggggGTGTAGGGATTCATTCCACCCAACATAATTACCAATTagatattaaaaaagaaagaaagaggctaAAGCAGGAAGTGTAGGACGGAGAGGAGGAGCGATGCGAGGGGCCGAGCGTTGAGGAGAGAGGGCGTAGCTGCATGCACCACTGGGTCGAGGGATTTCACCCTCAGCCATCCACCTGCACCACAGATTAATGGTTTACAGGCTGCACTAACTGTTGGTGAATTATGAGCTAAGCCTGAGCAGacgctggcacacacacacacacacacacaacccaacGGCGACATCTTAGCTTTGCCTTTTAATAACGATCTTTGTTTTATCTGCTGTTTGATGAAGTTTTGTTTCCTGTCTCGCAGCAGGAACAGACTACTCGGGTCAGACCTACAGCCATTCACCCTACACCTACAGCGAAGCCTGGAGGTTCACCAACTCCAGCATACTGGGTGAGTGAGGACACACTGGGAGTACTGGTTTACAACCTCATGCCACCCTGCACACTACCTCTGAATATATTTACTTTAAGATAATCATTCTGACCTCCACAATAAAAGACGAACTATATTATACCAGTGAATTCAACTCATAAAACTCACTTCTACTGACTTTGTGATTCACAAACATTCCATCATAACTAGAATTTAAATAAACGGCCGCAGGAAAGAGGAGAGACTCACCAGGAAGTGGTGTGCAAATGGCCTCCTCTTACAAAAAAAGAATTATACTTCaagttcattttacaaaataaacttaagtatagttcaagtatattcccaagtatactttatgtaataagtatactaatatcaatttACTAATAGTACTACTACTTCAATACATCTTGGGACTCTAATTGGCTTACTTttcagtttataaaagtatacttttaagtatactttaaatgtaagagtagtaaacttttgagtacacaactagtttacatccaagttgtattttgtactgcaactataatatgaacgTATAGGCATActgtttactagttatatacttgtagcacACTTTTTAgattatgaaagtacacttaaaagtataatCTCAGTAAACAGTAATAGATactactgcaagtatacttgtaagttttatTTAAgataacttatagtacttagccaaatatacttatacttttcagtataagccaagtatatttAAGTAtcattttgttaagtatatctctgataagtacataacaAGCATACTTGAATACACTTATTTTTTGTACAGGTCAGTCACATGTCATATAAAACTATTAGGTACATTACTAACTAGGATTTACTTAAGGCTTATTATTCcaattttttgttatttttcactTTGGAAACCTCTTTTGCAGCATAAAACGTTGCAGGTCaaccaacagaaaataaaactaaaaagcccaaaataaacaaagaaaggaGTCATTTACCAAATTTACAATCAGATACTCAATTTAAGTTCCCTTTACAGATTATTCCAGAAATATGAGGGCATTCTTTCCCATCCCAtatatcacattcacacactgtttCATGTACATTTATTATGTTCTTGACGTTGGGGACACATAGCagcaacggttcaacaagcccatgGTTCAGTTTGAATTGCGTTTTTGGGGTTTTGTTTCGGTTTAGTTTGCACATACGGAAGAGGGATAACAATCATTTCtgtgtttgaactccaaaatatataaatagatgatTGATAGTTATGAATTTTACAGTATTTCTATATAATATGAAGCCAAAACATATATAATAAGGCAAGAAATAAGGCAGACTACTTAATGATCAAGTAGGCCTACAGTATATTCAGATAAttgcctcttctatgtctcCGGCAACTCAGcaaataattagcaggcctgcaacggttcaaggttctttatttgtcatatgtcaattccagcaaagccattggcaatgaaaatctttggtctcaggttccttcaacaatgcccttaaaatatgtagatataaaaggggaaatcacacaagtaaaagcaaaatgataatctcaGGCATGAAATAGTGCAGctaaaataaatatcaacataagtaaatataaaatagtataaatgtaaatttgtaatttagttgaagacaatatttcagatggaaaaactgaatgtaaacagtatGTAGTGTGGATATGCATGGTGAaaagtaatatatgtacacagaagtgtagaca encodes:
- the pax8 gene encoding paired box protein Pax-8 isoform X3, yielding MFVNGRPLPEVIRQRIVDMAHQGVRPCDISRQLRVSHGCVSKILGRYYETGSIKPGVIGGSKPKVATPKVVDKIAEYKRQNPTMFAWEIRDRLLAEGVCDSDTVPSVSSINRIIRTKVQQPFNLPLDGKCLSPGQTLIPSSAVTPPESPQSDSLGSTYSISGLLGIPQPSAEGKRSHDDSDQESCRHSVDSQGSGGVPRKQMRVDHFSAASQHLDCGFDRHHYPPDSFGSASSSKTEQTLYPLSLINGSLDEAKTSLSTSSSAIGRNLTAHQGYAMVTEPLQPLPLCLKQEMSPEVTSTSPSPNMAASNMAFVELQALQKPISVSSSCSHSNHFPNAFNSFSHHAPVYGQFSSQSIISGRDMVSSTLPGYPPHIPSAAQSGYSSSAITGMVAAGTDYSGQTYSHSPYTYSEAWRFTNSSILGSPYYYSTASRTAPPSSAAYDHL
- the pax8 gene encoding paired box protein Pax-8 isoform X2, with product MSNNGRGGMFVNGRPLPEVIRQRIVDMAHQGVRPCDISRQLRVSHGCVSKILGRYYETGSIKPGVIGGSKPKVATPKVVDKIAEYKRQNPTMFAWEIRDRLLAEGVCDSDTVPSVSSINRIIRTKVQQPFNLPLDGKCLSPGQTLIPSSAVTPPESPQSDSLGSTYSISGLLGIPQPSAEGKRSHDDSDQESCRHSVDSQGSGGVPRKQMRVDHFSAASQHLDCGFDRHHYPPDSFGSASSSKTEQTLYPLSLINGSLDEAKTSLSTSSSAIGRNLTAHQGYAMVTEPLQPLPLCLKQEMSPEVTSTSPSPNMAASNMAFVELQALQKPISVSSSCSHSNHFPNAFNSFSHHAPVYGQFSSQSIISGRDMVSSTLPGYPPHIPSAAQSGYSSSAITGMVAAGTDYSGQTYSHSPYTYSEAWRFTNSSILGSPYYYSTASRTAPPSSAAYDHL
- the pax8 gene encoding paired box protein Pax-8 isoform X1, coding for MSNNGRGHGGLNQLGGMFVNGRPLPEVIRQRIVDMAHQGVRPCDISRQLRVSHGCVSKILGRYYETGSIKPGVIGGSKPKVATPKVVDKIAEYKRQNPTMFAWEIRDRLLAEGVCDSDTVPSVSSINRIIRTKVQQPFNLPLDGKCLSPGQTLIPSSAVTPPESPQSDSLGSTYSISGLLGIPQPSAEGKRSHDDSDQESCRHSVDSQGSGGVPRKQMRVDHFSAASQHLDCGFDRHHYPPDSFGSASSSKTEQTLYPLSLINGSLDEAKTSLSTSSSAIGRNLTAHQGYAMVTEPLQPLPLCLKQEMSPEVTSTSPSPNMAASNMAFVELQALQKPISVSSSCSHSNHFPNAFNSFSHHAPVYGQFSSQSIISGRDMVSSTLPGYPPHIPSAAQSGYSSSAITGMVAAGTDYSGQTYSHSPYTYSEAWRFTNSSILGSPYYYSTASRTAPPSSAAYDHL